The proteins below are encoded in one region of Aquisphaera giovannonii:
- a CDS encoding GntR family transcriptional regulator: MEIHISASDGVPIYLQIVNQVKFLVAAGRLLAGEELPPIRVLAERLVINPNTVARAYRELEIEGVVEKRRTAGTFVSEGATRLDRRERIRLLDERIDALLAESRHLGFGVSEVVDRVRERDEAMQRGRAEERS, encoded by the coding sequence GTGGAGATCCACATCAGCGCGAGCGACGGCGTCCCGATCTACCTGCAGATCGTCAACCAGGTGAAATTCCTGGTCGCGGCGGGGCGGCTGTTGGCCGGCGAGGAGTTGCCGCCGATCCGGGTGCTCGCCGAGCGATTGGTGATCAATCCGAATACCGTGGCCCGGGCCTACCGGGAGCTCGAAATTGAGGGGGTCGTGGAGAAGCGGAGGACCGCCGGCACGTTCGTGTCGGAGGGGGCGACTCGCCTGGACCGGCGTGAGCGGATCCGGCTCCTCGATGAACGGATCGACGCGCTGCTGGCCGAGTCGCGTCACCTCGGGTTCGGCGTTTCCGAGGTCGTGGACAGGGTGCGTGAGCGGGACGAGGCCATGCAACGGGGACGCGCGGAGGAGCGATCATGA
- a CDS encoding ABC transporter ATP-binding protein translates to MSEDRVVSIAGLSRRFGRKLALDSVDLQVPRGVVFGLVGENGAGKTTLIRHMLGLYRCQAGSVRVFGRDPVAEPVEVLRRVGYLSEDRDLPEWMTVAEVLRYLRAFYPSWDDGFAEDLRRQFELDPKARVKTLSQGQRARTALLAAIAYRPELLVLDEPSTGLDPIVRRDILTAIVRTIAEEGRTVLFSSHLLDEVERMADWIAMMDRGRIVLRGPLADVKGAHRRLTLRFDEPPQQPPRLAGSLFSEGYGREWTAVCEGPPDLLAREAAGLGARVVGEDVPSLDEIFVARVRSREPVESEG, encoded by the coding sequence ATGAGCGAGGATCGGGTGGTCAGCATCGCGGGCCTCTCGCGGCGTTTCGGCCGCAAGCTCGCGCTGGACTCGGTGGACCTGCAGGTGCCCCGGGGGGTGGTCTTCGGGCTCGTCGGCGAGAACGGGGCGGGGAAGACGACGCTCATCAGGCATATGCTGGGGCTCTACAGGTGCCAGGCCGGCAGCGTCCGGGTCTTCGGCCGGGACCCGGTCGCGGAGCCGGTGGAGGTCCTGCGTCGCGTCGGCTACCTGAGCGAGGACCGCGACCTGCCCGAGTGGATGACGGTCGCCGAGGTCCTCCGCTACCTCCGCGCCTTCTATCCGAGCTGGGATGACGGATTCGCGGAGGACCTTCGCCGCCAGTTCGAGCTCGACCCCAAGGCCCGGGTGAAGACCCTCTCCCAGGGCCAGCGCGCTCGCACCGCCCTGCTCGCCGCCATCGCCTACAGGCCCGAGCTGCTCGTGCTGGACGAGCCGTCCACGGGCCTGGATCCGATCGTCCGCAGGGACATCCTCACGGCGATCGTCCGGACCATCGCGGAGGAAGGCCGGACCGTCCTCTTCTCGTCCCACCTGCTGGACGAGGTCGAGCGGATGGCCGACTGGATCGCGATGATGGACCGCGGCCGGATCGTACTCCGCGGGCCGCTCGCCGACGTCAAGGGGGCGCATCGGCGGCTGACGCTCCGCTTCGACGAGCCCCCCCAGCAGCCGCCGAGGCTCGCAGGTTCGCTGTTCAGCGAGGGCTACGGCCGCGAGTGGACGGCCGTCTGCGAAGGCCCCCCCGACCTGCTGGCCAGGGAGGCGGCCGGGCTCGGCGCCCGGGTTGTCGGAGAGGACGTCCCGTCACTCGATGAGATCTTCGTGGCCAGGGTCCGCTCTCGCGAACCCGTCGAGTCGGAGGGCTGA
- a CDS encoding SPFH domain-containing protein, with protein MARSGLLELLTGPVTMVNYLSNLLFFGLLIVGAGITVAIASANVAFAVIFAIAWLLFDFILSSSIRLAAQWEKAVVFRLGRYHAIKGPGLFLVAPIIDEIRVVDTRVLAVNIPKQQVITRDNVPVTIDGVLFFRVSNAAEAIIMVQDYKYVISQYAQTSLRDVIGQMSLDQLLTEREEIARSIEKHVEHDTKGWGLEVTGLRIQDVDMPEELKKMMSRQASAEREKRATITKAEGDKEAAANLAIAARTMAESPGAMQLRTLQTIDGLGPTASNTVVLALPVDVIEGIGSLKTMLRHPSADTMPGPQA; from the coding sequence GTGGCCCGATCCGGACTCCTCGAGCTCCTTACGGGCCCCGTCACCATGGTCAATTACCTGTCCAACCTGCTCTTCTTCGGCCTGCTCATCGTCGGCGCCGGGATCACCGTGGCCATCGCGTCGGCGAACGTGGCCTTCGCGGTGATCTTCGCGATCGCCTGGCTCCTCTTCGATTTCATCCTGTCCTCCTCCATCCGCCTGGCGGCCCAGTGGGAGAAGGCCGTCGTCTTCAGGCTGGGCAGGTACCACGCGATCAAGGGGCCGGGCCTCTTCCTGGTCGCGCCGATTATCGACGAGATCCGCGTCGTGGACACCCGCGTCCTGGCCGTAAACATCCCCAAGCAGCAGGTGATCACCCGGGACAACGTGCCGGTGACGATCGACGGCGTGCTCTTCTTCCGCGTCTCCAACGCCGCGGAGGCGATCATCATGGTCCAGGACTACAAGTACGTGATCTCCCAGTACGCCCAGACCTCCCTGCGGGACGTCATCGGCCAGATGTCGCTGGACCAGCTGCTCACCGAGCGCGAGGAGATCGCCCGCTCCATCGAGAAGCACGTCGAACACGACACGAAGGGCTGGGGCCTCGAGGTCACCGGCCTGCGGATCCAGGACGTGGACATGCCGGAGGAGCTGAAGAAAATGATGTCCCGCCAGGCCTCCGCCGAGCGCGAGAAACGCGCGACGATCACCAAGGCGGAGGGCGACAAGGAGGCGGCCGCGAACCTCGCCATCGCCGCCCGGACCATGGCCGAGAGCCCGGGCGCCATGCAATTGCGGACCCTGCAGACGATCGACGGCCTCGGGCCTACCGCCTCCAACACCGTCGTGCTCGCCCTGCCCGTGGACGTCATCGAGGGCATCGGCTCGCTGAAGACCATGCTCCGCCATCCGTCCGCGGACACGATGCCCGGCCCGCAAGCCTGA